The sequence taaatataagttGATCCCTAAAcgttttcatatatattttttaatagtgatatataatattatttttttttattctatttttttttttttttttttttgaggaATGAATACAAAAAAGTGTTTCCTCAAAAAATCATgattgttattttattttattttattttattttattttattttattttattattccattttattatctttttaaaAGGAAACTAatactttttaaataataaaattttactttttcttttttttttttttttttcttaatatgtttatatctGAGGACTTAGACCCAGAAGCACTGAAAAATGAAGCTAACATAAAATGGAAAGAGGTGATAGGAAAAGTAaagtattctttttttttttttttcttttcttttctaaaGAATAGAATGAAATTATATGaggataaaaaagaaatgtttcctatatattatattgttatgtatatatataatatgtttgtatattaacacattacacacatatatttatttttagggAAATATGGAAGAGGCCAATATAATATGGAGGCAGGCACTAAAggaatgtataaaatattctaTGAGAGGTACAAGCCTatgacaaaaataaaatatatatatatatgtacatttatttatatttatatttatatttatatttatatttatgaggatatgataaaaacaaaaaaaggtagcgcattttttatttcttaggTATTCCTACAAACAAAAATAGAGATATGCAAATATCTCTCAGATTaaatttatctttatatcattataaaaaaaaagaatactCAGATTGTATAAATCAGTGCAACATAATAATAGATAATTTGTTGAATCTGGAAGAAATGTTGCAGTATTATAATATGGGAGATGAGgaagaaaacaaaaaggaaagtaacaataatgatggtGATAAAGGTGATCATATAAGTGATGATAAAGGTGATCATATGAGTGATGATAAAGGTGATCATAAGGATGATGATAAAGGTGATCATATGAGTGATGATAAAGGTGATCATAAGGATGATGATAAAGGTGATCATATGAGTGATGATAAAGGTGATCATAAGGATGATGATAAAGGTGATCATATGAGTGATGATAAAGATAAATCTAATGTTAACCTACgggagaaaaaatatataataaagaaagacattcttattaaaatatttttaagaagAGCTAgttcatttttatgtttacaaGTATAATagcataataaaaataaaaaaatatttcttctaacataaatatatattaagttataatttatcatgatatatatatatatatatatatatatatatatatatttatttatttatattttatttattttttttaaaggaatttaataaatgtaatGAAGACCTaggtataataaaaaagttaGAAAACAATGATGCTGAAGCAGCTACTTTAGAGAAGAGAATGATAATcgaaaaaaaagattatgaaagaaaacaaaaagagttgtataaaaaaatgtgtaaCAGCAAATAagttaaaagaaaatataacaaagtaaaaacatattatatatattgtaacatggtatatatatttttatttttattaaatataatatatatacaacaatataaaatataatataatataatgtaatataatataatttggtATTGTATATAATTGTTCTTTAATCTTTGatatttgttatttaattctttatttctttctttctttcttttttttttttttttttttttttgttaataaaataagaggGGGGAagagttttaaaaaatatatatttaccacaacctttacatatttttttatgataccaggagacaaaaaaaaaaaaaaaaaaaaaaaaaaaaggagatCCATAGTAAtgaaatgtaaatatatttcatacataaatatatatatatatatatatatatatatatatatttaaattttttgagAAAAAATAACTTATGAgatttacaattttttttacgAATTTCCCCTttcaattataaatatatgttcttACCCCATATATGGATAAaatgattattttatataatttatatatttagtaatttacttattttttcatataaaatataaaaatatttacaaaaaaaacatcatcaaatataatatatttttatttataatatattatatatatattatatatatatatatatatatatatataatgcatatattttatcatttctttgtatattttgtttctttattcgcttatatgtatatatatttttatatatgttctgtttttttttttttcgtttttttttttttcgttttttttttttttatttttaaataaataaaaaagttgTATTAatcaattattttataattttaatatatatttttataaattatatgaggggaataattatataaatatattatatatattatatttatgtatatttttttttttgtttaattttcttaatataaatataaaaatacttatatatatatatatatatataattattatgttttgtattttttatttttttttattaatcatGAACCTACTTTTTTTTcgttaaatatattaaacaaatgtatacatgtatacatatatacatatttatatatttatatatatatatatttttttttttttttctttgtttaGTGCTTAAAAatgacataaataaatataaggaAATATAAACCTGTTTAATATCTATCTagttataaattttattttatagaaaCCCTTgatcatttaaataaataaataaataaaatatatatatatatatatttatatttatatatatttatatatttacatatatatatatatttatttatgtgtaatatgtttatgtgtgtacttttatttttaaaagatggTCATTGATAATGaggagaagaaaaaaaaatgggaaTATGCAACAgatgaatataaaacatgtagtaataatatagatgaaGACATATTAAAAGATGACAAAGATGTTTCGTATTTTGAAAAAGTGAAAAGTTCGGATAATGTTTTGAAGTATGATGAATGTTCTCCTCTTAAGGAGAAAGATACAAGTTACAAAGGGGAGCATATAAAAAGAGGacaattttgtaaaaataaaaataatatttatagtgatgatgataataataatatttataatgatgatgataataataatatttataatgatgatgataataatatttatagttGTAATAATTCTTATGTCTCGACTCATTTTGGTAATACTAAAAGAAGTGACGACATGAATAATGctgagaataaaaaaaaaaaaaatgaaaaagatttattttatgataaagTTGACGAAATATTAAATCGGCAAAGTGATAACGATGATGATTGGATATTcaatgaagatgatgaaaaaaaaaataaaaataatgatggaAACGATAATAgatatgattataatgatttacaaaataataataataatgataataataaatatgattataatttttatgatgatgaaaaaaaaaataaaaataatgatggagacgataataaatatgattataatcatttacaaaataataataataataaatatgattacaattttgatgatgatgaaaaaaaaaaaagtcatACCCCTTTTGATTTTTACCAGGAAGAAAGACAAAATAAAGCGTACTTCCTAAATATACATACCTTAAATTTTGAAGCTCATATGTTACACGCtcttcttaaaaaaaataaatacagaCTTACAAAATACAATACAaacatgaataatatgatatataaatatttatatttatataaaaaaaaaaaaagtttaaaatataaacatttgaAGGAACAatct is a genomic window of Plasmodium falciparum 3D7 genome assembly, chromosome: 7 containing:
- a CDS encoding tetratricopeptide repeat protein, putative — its product is MFISEDLDPEALKNEANIKWKEGNMEEANIIWRQALKECIKYSMRGIPTNKNRDMQISLRLNLSLYHYKKKEYSDCINQCNIIIDNLLNLEEMLQYYNMGDEEENKKESNNNDGDKGDHISDDKGDHMSDDKGDHKDDDKGDHMSDDKGDHKDDDKGDHMSDDKGDHKDDDKGDHMSDDKDKSNVNLREKKYIIKKDILIKIFLRRASSFLCLQEFNKCNEDLGIIKKLENNDAEAATLEKRMIIEKKDYERKQKELYKKMCNSK